A window of the Gemmatirosa kalamazoonensis genome harbors these coding sequences:
- a CDS encoding M14 family zinc carboxypeptidase produces the protein MRRLSRLVAVATLVAPLAPAAAQRGSQAIDTAYTRQIRELTPVDARYQFTTELVDYLPASSTVPTPLQVLGYVPGTVGKLSHVADINRYFRALAAASPKRTKLFSLGMSEEGREEVLLAVADEATIARLDDYKRMAARLADPRGLSAEEKARLVREAKPIYWVLGSIHSPETGSPEMLMELAYRLAVDEGESARSIRANVVTLLTPVQEVDGRDRMVDVFNESKALKLGPNGINLVYWGKYTAHDNNRDGMVASQRITQNYLQGFLDWRPTIAHDLHESVPFLYISTGTGPYNDEIDPITIDEWHTLAYNEMTELTRRGLPGVWTHGFYDGWGANYMMSIVQFHNSLGRFYETYTSSGAGCQNVNLPAAQLTKEWYRPSPAVNGVRWCIRNNVNYQQSGVLVALKYVGDHRQTFLENFAAKGERMLKRGQTTAPYAFVIPRAQRHSAQAAELVNLMRRMATEIHVATSDFTVRTGPKPLEDRGPDPVGTSGARDSGLGARAATDSTTPRGSETMDSSNVRPRPTTSPESRVQSPGARMIQVHAGDWVVRMDQPYTQYPRTILAIQRYKPDDPAPYDDTGWTLDELQHVTTYAIADSSVLTKPMEPLRADAVVTGTSTGSGPVLLVKHLGDWRSAVLPWKAGGPVRVADSAFTANGVSYPAGTYVLDAAKARDAAKALGLDGVEVAAAPSVSMKTVQIPRVALVHTWQETQNEGWVRFAFDKMGVPYTYIADQKLKNPGALDRFDVVVFPHAGQGGMSIVNGRPMVGPAIPWKATKETPHLGKWDETDDMRPGMGLDGAAALRRFVERGGLLLVEGATARLPIELGFTPQVTETQTRTLGARGTVVRAQSVTTASPVLYGYDDRKSFPVYFNQTPVLQVGDAAGGRGGDASANEGVDTSIVNQRRRMTPRVILRFHERADSLGISGMMNNPAELAGRPAVVDAPLGNGHVLSFAIRPLWRQETQGTFALALNAIAHWNHLTTPPPADSTRRAVTNEQ, from the coding sequence ATGCGCCGCCTCAGTCGTCTCGTCGCCGTCGCCACGCTCGTCGCTCCGCTCGCGCCCGCCGCGGCGCAACGCGGGAGCCAGGCGATCGACACCGCGTACACCCGGCAGATCCGCGAGCTCACGCCGGTGGACGCGCGCTACCAGTTCACCACGGAGCTGGTGGACTACCTGCCCGCATCGTCCACGGTGCCGACACCGCTGCAGGTGCTCGGCTACGTGCCGGGGACCGTCGGCAAGCTGTCGCACGTGGCCGACATCAACCGGTACTTCCGGGCGCTCGCCGCCGCGTCGCCGAAGCGCACGAAGCTGTTCTCGTTAGGCATGAGCGAGGAGGGGCGCGAGGAGGTGCTGCTCGCGGTGGCCGACGAGGCGACGATCGCGCGGCTCGACGACTACAAGCGCATGGCGGCGCGCCTCGCGGATCCGCGCGGGCTGTCGGCCGAGGAGAAGGCGCGGCTGGTGCGCGAGGCGAAGCCGATCTACTGGGTGCTCGGCAGCATCCACTCGCCGGAGACGGGCAGCCCCGAGATGCTGATGGAGCTCGCCTACCGCCTCGCGGTGGACGAGGGCGAGTCCGCGCGGTCGATCCGCGCCAACGTCGTCACGCTGCTCACGCCCGTGCAGGAGGTGGACGGGCGCGATCGGATGGTGGACGTGTTCAACGAGTCGAAGGCGCTCAAGCTCGGGCCCAACGGGATCAACCTCGTGTACTGGGGCAAGTACACGGCGCACGACAACAACCGCGACGGCATGGTGGCGTCGCAGCGCATCACGCAGAACTACCTGCAGGGCTTCCTCGACTGGCGCCCGACGATCGCGCACGACCTGCACGAGTCGGTGCCGTTCCTCTACATCAGCACCGGCACGGGCCCGTACAACGACGAGATCGACCCGATCACGATCGACGAGTGGCACACGCTCGCGTACAACGAGATGACCGAGCTCACGCGCCGCGGCCTGCCGGGCGTGTGGACGCACGGCTTCTACGACGGGTGGGGCGCGAACTACATGATGTCGATCGTGCAGTTCCACAACTCGTTAGGCAGGTTCTACGAGACGTACACGTCGAGCGGCGCGGGCTGCCAGAACGTGAACCTCCCCGCCGCGCAGCTCACGAAGGAGTGGTACCGGCCGAGCCCCGCGGTGAACGGCGTGCGGTGGTGCATCCGCAACAACGTGAACTACCAGCAGTCGGGCGTGCTCGTCGCGCTGAAGTACGTCGGCGACCACCGGCAGACGTTCCTCGAGAACTTCGCGGCGAAGGGCGAGCGGATGCTGAAGCGCGGCCAGACCACGGCGCCGTACGCGTTCGTGATCCCGCGCGCGCAGCGCCACTCGGCGCAGGCGGCGGAGCTCGTGAACCTCATGCGCCGCATGGCGACCGAGATCCACGTCGCGACGAGCGACTTCACCGTCCGCACCGGGCCGAAGCCGCTCGAGGATCGCGGGCCGGACCCCGTCGGAACGTCCGGGGCTCGGGACTCGGGACTCGGGGCTCGGGCGGCGACCGATTCGACGACGCCGCGTGGCAGCGAGACGATGGACTCCTCGAACGTCAGGCCGCGCCCGACGACGAGTCCCGAGTCCCGAGTCCAGAGTCCCGGTGCGCGCATGATTCAGGTGCACGCAGGAGACTGGGTGGTTCGCATGGACCAGCCCTACACGCAGTACCCGCGCACCATCCTCGCCATCCAGCGCTACAAGCCGGACGACCCCGCGCCGTACGACGACACGGGGTGGACGCTCGACGAGCTGCAGCACGTGACGACGTACGCGATCGCCGACTCGAGCGTGCTCACGAAGCCGATGGAGCCGCTGCGCGCCGACGCCGTGGTCACCGGCACGTCGACGGGCAGCGGACCCGTGCTGCTCGTGAAGCACCTCGGCGACTGGCGCTCGGCGGTGCTGCCGTGGAAGGCGGGTGGTCCGGTGCGCGTGGCCGACAGCGCGTTCACCGCGAACGGCGTGTCGTATCCGGCGGGCACGTACGTGCTCGACGCGGCGAAGGCGCGCGACGCGGCGAAGGCGTTAGGCCTCGACGGCGTCGAGGTGGCCGCGGCGCCGAGCGTGTCGATGAAGACGGTGCAGATCCCGCGCGTGGCGCTCGTGCACACGTGGCAGGAGACGCAGAACGAAGGGTGGGTACGCTTCGCGTTCGACAAGATGGGCGTGCCGTACACGTACATCGCCGACCAGAAGCTGAAGAACCCGGGCGCGCTCGACCGGTTCGACGTCGTCGTGTTCCCGCACGCGGGGCAGGGCGGCATGTCGATCGTCAACGGCCGCCCGATGGTCGGTCCGGCGATCCCGTGGAAGGCGACGAAGGAGACGCCGCACCTCGGCAAGTGGGACGAGACCGACGACATGCGTCCGGGCATGGGCCTCGACGGCGCGGCGGCGCTGCGCCGCTTCGTGGAGCGCGGCGGGCTGCTGCTCGTCGAGGGCGCGACGGCGCGGCTGCCGATCGAGCTCGGGTTCACGCCGCAGGTCACGGAGACGCAGACGCGGACGTTAGGCGCCCGCGGCACCGTGGTGCGCGCGCAGAGCGTGACGACGGCGAGCCCGGTGCTCTACGGCTACGACGACCGCAAGTCGTTCCCGGTGTACTTCAACCAGACGCCGGTGCTGCAGGTCGGCGATGCGGCCGGCGGGCGCGGCGGCGATGCGAGCGCGAACGAGGGCGTCGACACGTCGATCGTGAACCAGCGCCGCCGCATGACGCCGCGCGTCATCCTGCGCTTCCACGAGCGTGCCGACTCGCTCGGCATCTCGGGGATGATGAACAATCCCGCGGAGCTCGCCGGCCGCCCCGCCGTGGTCGACGCGCCGCTCGGCAACGGGCACGTGCTGTCGTTCGCCATCCGGCCCCTGTGGCGCCAGGAGACGCAGGGCACGTTCGCGCTCGCCCTGAACGCGATCGCGCACTGGAACCACCTGACGACCCCGCCGCCGGCGGACTCGACGCGCCGCGCGGTCACGAACGAGCAATGA
- a CDS encoding serine/threonine-protein kinase yields MTETLPARAASPSTGYVPPAPGGRAPREPRPPDAPRPRARSALVWRIFAAAAAVVCLLVATVVGTLEVFARRTADAAIARGLHDANNHVESLLDGRARALASAAEVFAQDSHIGSLLLNDSASADLLDQASEAARRTGATWVQFTDADGVRLAKSDEPSAPRVSLGATALVGGALDGQSTTGAGVAGDSVAIEGVAVPVSVGPDSARRIVGVLVAARALDSAVVRELHDATDGEVLIYHLDGAGRPRVSASSLPDAQRTAVLQRVSERRAAHDSVSGLALHLGGTTFVGQETPLRSAGGSVEGGVITLRSRDRELAPFLALRRRVLLAGLAGLLLTFGVAYLVARQITRPILALRDAARRVAAGDLSASAVGVGSTGEVAELADAVRSVLDQVQDRHALAEVVERARAVPHPETLGSGGGAVDGILAPGTVLARRYVIDKVLGVGGNGVVYRASDSELGETVAIKTLRQEAVVGGELALARLKEEIRLARRITHAGVVRIHDLGEADGAYFVTMEYVPGLSLQELLRRLGPLPAPVVVALGKQLCGALAAAHGQGIIHRDVKPPNLVVQPDGALKVLDFGVARLAERVSGLTQTGLVVGTPAYMAPEQLLDEHVDARADVWSVGVVLYEAVTGRLPYDAGTPAALIGRILTGDATAPIEILPSVPAPLSDAIARALARDPTQRLSSAAALHELLARAVRGEAQG; encoded by the coding sequence GTGACGGAGACGCTTCCCGCGCGCGCGGCCTCTCCTTCGACCGGCTACGTCCCGCCGGCGCCCGGCGGGCGCGCGCCACGCGAGCCGCGGCCGCCCGACGCGCCGCGCCCGCGCGCACGGTCGGCGCTCGTCTGGCGCATCTTCGCCGCGGCGGCCGCGGTGGTGTGCCTGCTCGTCGCCACCGTCGTCGGCACGCTCGAGGTGTTCGCGCGCCGCACCGCGGACGCCGCGATCGCGCGCGGGCTGCACGACGCGAACAACCACGTGGAGTCGCTGCTCGACGGCCGCGCGCGGGCGCTCGCCAGCGCGGCCGAGGTGTTCGCCCAGGACTCGCACATCGGCTCCCTGCTGCTGAACGACAGCGCGAGCGCCGACCTGCTCGACCAGGCGAGCGAGGCGGCACGTCGCACGGGCGCGACGTGGGTGCAGTTCACCGACGCCGACGGCGTGCGGCTCGCGAAGAGCGACGAGCCGAGCGCGCCGCGTGTGTCGTTGGGCGCGACGGCGCTCGTCGGCGGTGCGCTCGACGGACAGAGCACGACCGGCGCGGGCGTCGCCGGCGACTCGGTCGCCATCGAGGGCGTCGCGGTGCCGGTGAGCGTCGGACCGGACAGCGCGCGGCGCATCGTCGGCGTGCTCGTCGCGGCGCGCGCGCTCGACAGCGCCGTCGTGCGCGAGCTGCACGACGCGACCGATGGCGAGGTGCTGATCTACCACCTCGACGGCGCCGGACGTCCCCGCGTCTCGGCATCGTCGCTCCCGGACGCGCAGCGCACCGCCGTGCTGCAGCGCGTGTCGGAGCGCCGCGCCGCGCACGACTCGGTCTCGGGCCTCGCGCTGCACCTCGGCGGCACGACGTTCGTCGGGCAGGAGACGCCGCTGCGCTCGGCCGGCGGCAGCGTCGAGGGAGGCGTCATCACGCTGCGCTCGCGCGATCGTGAGCTCGCGCCGTTCCTCGCGCTGCGACGCCGCGTGCTGCTCGCCGGACTCGCGGGGCTGCTGCTGACGTTCGGCGTCGCGTATCTCGTGGCGCGGCAGATCACGCGACCCATCCTCGCGCTGCGCGACGCCGCACGCCGCGTGGCCGCGGGCGACCTCTCGGCCTCCGCCGTCGGCGTCGGGTCCACCGGCGAGGTCGCGGAGCTCGCCGACGCCGTGCGCTCGGTGCTCGATCAGGTGCAGGATCGACACGCGCTCGCCGAGGTGGTGGAGCGCGCGCGCGCCGTGCCGCATCCGGAGACGTTAGGCAGCGGCGGCGGCGCCGTCGACGGCATCCTGGCGCCGGGCACCGTGCTCGCCCGCCGCTACGTCATCGACAAGGTGCTCGGCGTCGGCGGAAACGGCGTCGTGTACCGCGCGTCGGACTCGGAGCTCGGCGAGACGGTCGCGATCAAGACGCTGCGACAGGAGGCCGTCGTCGGTGGCGAGCTCGCGCTCGCCCGGCTGAAGGAGGAGATCCGCCTCGCGCGCCGCATCACGCACGCCGGCGTGGTGCGCATCCACGACCTCGGCGAGGCCGACGGGGCGTACTTCGTGACGATGGAGTACGTGCCCGGGCTGTCGTTGCAGGAGCTGCTGCGCCGACTCGGCCCGCTCCCGGCGCCCGTCGTCGTCGCGTTGGGCAAGCAGCTGTGCGGCGCACTCGCCGCCGCGCACGGCCAGGGCATCATCCACCGCGACGTGAAGCCGCCGAATCTCGTCGTGCAGCCCGACGGCGCGCTGAAGGTGCTCGACTTCGGCGTCGCGCGCCTGGCCGAGCGTGTGTCCGGGCTCACGCAGACGGGGCTCGTCGTCGGCACCCCCGCCTACATGGCCCCCGAGCAGCTGCTCGACGAGCACGTCGACGCGCGCGCGGACGTCTGGTCGGTCGGCGTGGTGCTGTACGAAGCCGTCACGGGCCGGCTGCCGTACGACGCGGGGACGCCGGCGGCGCTCATCGGCCGCATCCTCACCGGCGACGCCACCGCGCCGATCGAGATCCTTCCGTCGGTTCCGGCGCCGCTCTCCGACGCGATCGCGCGGGCGCTCGCGCGCGACCCGACGCAACGCCTCTCGAGCGCGGCGGCACTGCACGAGCTGCTCGCGCGGGCCGTGCGCGGGGAGGCCCAGGGTTGA
- the aroF gene encoding 3-deoxy-7-phosphoheptulonate synthase: MIIVTRPNITDSELDHIRERVEAAGLRTHLSRGEVRTIIGCIGDERLLEEVPLRSLPGVESVTPVLKPYKLASREFSVDRTVVRVGGQLGADVVASFGDQAVSVIAGPCSVENAAMTRDTARIVRASGAVALRGGAFKPRTSPYSFQGLGREGLEILADVRAEVGLPVVTEVLDVRHIDMIAEHADMMQVGARNMQNFALLAELGRVKRPVLLKRGLSATVEELLMAAEYVMANGNRDVVLCERGIRTYERATRNTLDVSAIPVLKRETHLPVIVDPSHAGGTQDLVAPLSFAAIAAGADGLIVEVHPDPACALSDGDQSLPPDAFASLMARLAPFVAAAGRTLAAPRAVAAAA, translated from the coding sequence ATGATCATCGTGACTCGCCCAAACATCACCGACTCCGAGCTCGACCACATCCGCGAGCGCGTGGAGGCCGCGGGACTGCGCACGCATCTCTCGCGTGGCGAGGTTCGCACGATCATCGGCTGCATCGGCGACGAGCGCCTGCTCGAGGAGGTGCCCCTGCGGTCGCTTCCTGGCGTCGAATCGGTCACGCCGGTGCTGAAGCCGTACAAGCTCGCGTCGCGCGAGTTCTCGGTGGACCGGACGGTGGTGCGCGTCGGCGGCCAGCTCGGCGCCGACGTCGTGGCGAGCTTCGGCGACCAGGCCGTGTCGGTGATCGCCGGCCCGTGCTCGGTGGAGAACGCGGCGATGACGCGCGACACCGCGCGCATCGTGCGCGCGTCGGGCGCCGTGGCGCTGCGCGGGGGCGCGTTCAAGCCGCGCACCTCGCCGTACAGCTTCCAGGGGCTCGGCCGCGAGGGACTGGAGATCCTCGCCGACGTGCGCGCCGAGGTGGGCCTCCCGGTCGTCACCGAGGTGCTCGACGTGCGGCACATCGACATGATCGCCGAGCACGCGGACATGATGCAGGTCGGCGCGCGCAACATGCAGAACTTCGCGCTGCTCGCCGAGCTCGGACGCGTGAAGCGTCCCGTGCTGCTGAAGCGCGGCCTGTCGGCGACGGTCGAGGAGCTGCTGATGGCCGCCGAGTACGTGATGGCGAACGGCAACCGCGACGTCGTGCTGTGCGAGCGCGGCATCCGCACCTACGAGCGCGCGACGCGCAACACGCTGGACGTGTCCGCGATCCCGGTGCTGAAGCGCGAGACGCACCTCCCCGTGATCGTCGACCCGAGCCACGCCGGCGGCACGCAGGATCTCGTCGCGCCGCTGTCGTTCGCCGCGATCGCCGCGGGCGCCGACGGTCTGATCGTCGAGGTGCACCCCGACCCGGCGTGCGCGCTCTCCGACGGGGATCAGTCGCTTCCGCCCGACGCGTTCGCGTCGCTCATGGCGCGTCTCGCCCCGTTCGTCGCCGCCGCCGGCCGCACGCTCGCGGCGCCGCGCGCCGTCGCGGCGGCCGCCTGA
- a CDS encoding YdcF family protein, translated as MPPRLARGRVASGAALEGAVLAALAYLALELVGLWHLGDLSFARWLAPAALLGAVLGALGGRMGRRVLWGLAGGAVALVLLVTATPMMAPLARGLVRRDLAANAPLPPDVDAVVVLSGGQLGNGLVIKQGLDRLLDGLRLAGAAGKPVVVTVIHPRGRPDASSLPDQRALATLAGVATLFSVDSVHSTHDEALGVARLVARQRWRRVALVTSPLHSRRACATFEHAGVRVVCTPAQPRDMVLDGPDALPGGEERAHAFGDWLYERIGAWTYRARGWI; from the coding sequence GTGCCGCCGCGACTCGCGCGAGGTCGCGTCGCGTCGGGCGCCGCGCTCGAGGGCGCCGTGCTCGCGGCGCTCGCCTACCTGGCGCTGGAGCTGGTGGGGCTGTGGCACCTCGGCGACCTGTCGTTTGCCCGGTGGCTCGCGCCCGCGGCGCTCCTCGGCGCGGTGCTCGGTGCGTTAGGCGGGCGGATGGGGCGGCGAGTGCTGTGGGGGCTCGCCGGCGGCGCCGTGGCGCTCGTGCTGCTCGTCACGGCGACGCCGATGATGGCGCCGCTCGCGCGCGGGCTCGTGCGGCGCGACCTCGCGGCGAACGCGCCGCTGCCGCCGGACGTCGACGCGGTGGTCGTGCTGTCGGGCGGGCAGCTCGGGAACGGTCTCGTGATCAAGCAGGGTCTCGACCGGCTGCTCGACGGCCTGCGCCTCGCCGGCGCGGCGGGGAAGCCGGTCGTCGTCACGGTGATCCATCCGCGCGGCCGCCCCGACGCGTCGAGCCTTCCCGACCAGCGCGCGCTCGCCACGCTCGCCGGCGTCGCGACGCTGTTCTCCGTGGACAGCGTGCACTCGACGCACGACGAGGCGTTAGGCGTCGCGCGGCTCGTCGCCCGCCAGCGGTGGCGCCGCGTCGCGCTCGTGACGTCGCCGCTCCACTCGCGCCGTGCGTGCGCGACGTTCGAGCATGCGGGCGTGCGCGTCGTCTGCACGCCCGCGCAGCCGCGCGACATGGTGCTCGACGGACCGGATGCGCTGCCCGGCGGCGAGGAGCGCGCGCACGCGTTCGGCGACTGGCTCTACGAGCGCATCGGCGCGTGGACGTACCGGGCGCGGGGGTGGATCTAG
- a CDS encoding DEAD/DEAH box helicase, with translation MESIENPATPTFAELGLAAPILATVEAAGYDTPTPIQAQAIPLVLKGRDVMGLAQTGTGKTAAFALPILHRLLDGPRRTRVLVLTPTRELCMQVEENFRRYAAVAGLDVVAVFGGVPYEPQEAALRAGVDVVVATPGRLLDHLEKGNADVELLEALVLDEADRMLDMGFAPQINRIVEQICTYRQTLLFSATMPPEVEALARKYLRRPVVVQVGRRNENTSTVTHAVYPVPRDRKSSLLAELLRKPEMDTVLVFTRTKPGADRVVRHLEREGITAVAMHGDKTQAQRMDALEQFRSGAVRVLVATDIAQRGLDISGITHVINYDVPEQAEDYVHRIGRTGRAAATGDAYTFMAPDEIAMVRLIERVTGQEIPRISVPGYDFGTLAAD, from the coding sequence ATGGAATCGATAGAGAACCCGGCGACGCCCACGTTCGCCGAGCTCGGTCTTGCCGCGCCGATCCTCGCCACGGTCGAGGCGGCCGGGTACGACACCCCCACGCCGATCCAGGCGCAGGCCATCCCGCTTGTGCTGAAGGGGCGCGACGTCATGGGGCTGGCGCAGACGGGCACCGGCAAGACGGCGGCGTTCGCCCTGCCGATCCTCCACCGCCTGCTCGACGGCCCGCGCCGCACGCGCGTGCTCGTGCTCACGCCGACGCGCGAGCTGTGCATGCAGGTGGAGGAGAACTTCCGGCGCTACGCCGCGGTCGCCGGCCTCGACGTCGTCGCGGTGTTCGGCGGCGTGCCGTACGAGCCGCAGGAGGCGGCGCTTCGCGCGGGAGTGGACGTCGTCGTGGCGACGCCAGGACGGCTGCTCGACCATCTCGAGAAGGGGAACGCGGACGTCGAGCTGCTGGAGGCGCTCGTGCTCGACGAGGCGGACCGGATGCTCGACATGGGCTTCGCGCCGCAGATCAATCGCATCGTCGAGCAGATCTGCACGTATCGCCAGACGCTCCTGTTCAGCGCGACGATGCCGCCCGAGGTGGAAGCGCTCGCGCGGAAGTACCTGCGCCGTCCGGTCGTCGTGCAGGTGGGGCGCCGCAACGAGAACACGTCCACGGTGACGCACGCGGTCTACCCGGTGCCGCGCGACCGCAAGAGCTCCCTGCTCGCCGAGCTGCTGCGCAAGCCGGAGATGGACACGGTGCTGGTGTTCACGCGCACGAAGCCGGGCGCCGATCGCGTCGTGAGGCACCTCGAGCGCGAGGGGATCACGGCGGTCGCGATGCACGGCGACAAGACGCAGGCACAGCGCATGGACGCGCTCGAGCAGTTCCGCAGCGGCGCCGTGCGGGTGCTCGTGGCGACCGACATCGCGCAGCGCGGGCTCGACATCAGCGGCATCACGCACGTCATCAACTACGACGTGCCGGAGCAGGCCGAGGACTACGTGCACCGCATCGGGCGCACGGGGCGTGCGGCGGCCACCGGCGACGCGTACACGTTCATGGCGCCCGACGAGATCGCGATGGTGCGGCTCATCGAGCGCGTGACGGGGCAGGAGATCCCGCGCATCTCGGTGCCGGGGTACGACTTCGGGACGCTGGCCGCCGACTGA
- a CDS encoding alpha/beta fold hydrolase: MTRTLGGRLPPAEMFPAGRAGHEVRWLTLPSGLRLRAVACEPEPGTELPDAPPVVFVHGWACSIYTWRRNLRAVADAGARVFAFDLTGHGLSDKPLDYRWYSVPAQAQQLREVLDGLGLDRVLLVGHSMGAAISLRLAIDTPERVAGLVLAAPVGFGAISLMRYLAAITPPPVEAILPYIAQRWWFRVGLWRAYGRLGHASARDVDEYYAPTQFPAFLRILCRLSRAFTWTAGDPAELGRVRCPTTVLFAGRDHLVKHDSCRPFVRCLPHAEVKVEPQAGHTLAEEAPGLVNEAVLRTLRELASSSVAPSVAMG, translated from the coding sequence GTGACGCGGACGCTGGGCGGGCGGCTGCCGCCCGCGGAGATGTTCCCGGCGGGGCGGGCCGGACACGAGGTTCGCTGGCTGACCTTGCCGAGTGGGCTCCGGCTGCGCGCCGTGGCGTGCGAGCCAGAGCCCGGGACGGAGCTGCCGGACGCCCCCCCAGTGGTATTCGTCCACGGGTGGGCGTGCTCCATCTACACGTGGCGCCGCAACCTGCGCGCGGTCGCCGACGCCGGGGCGCGCGTGTTCGCGTTCGATCTCACCGGGCACGGGCTCAGCGACAAGCCGCTCGACTACCGGTGGTACTCGGTGCCCGCGCAGGCGCAGCAGCTTCGCGAGGTGCTGGACGGGCTGGGGCTCGATCGCGTGCTGCTCGTGGGGCACTCGATGGGCGCCGCGATCTCGCTGCGGCTGGCGATCGACACGCCGGAGCGCGTGGCGGGACTCGTGCTCGCCGCGCCGGTCGGCTTCGGCGCGATCAGCCTGATGCGGTACCTCGCGGCGATCACGCCGCCGCCGGTCGAGGCGATCCTGCCGTACATCGCGCAGCGCTGGTGGTTTCGGGTCGGGCTCTGGCGGGCGTACGGGCGGCTCGGCCACGCCTCCGCGCGCGACGTGGACGAGTACTACGCGCCGACGCAGTTCCCGGCGTTCCTGCGCATCCTCTGCCGCCTGTCGCGCGCGTTCACGTGGACGGCCGGCGATCCCGCGGAGCTCGGCCGCGTCCGCTGTCCGACGACGGTGCTGTTCGCGGGGCGCGACCACCTCGTGAAGCACGACTCGTGTCGGCCGTTCGTGCGCTGCCTGCCGCACGCCGAAGTGAAGGTCGAGCCGCAGGCCGGGCACACGCTGGCCGAGGAGGCGCCGGGGCTCGTGAACGAGGCCGTGCTCCGGACCCTCCGCGAGCTCGCGTCGAGTTCGGTAGCGCCAAGCGTGGCAATGGGTTAG
- a CDS encoding Spy/CpxP family protein refolding chaperone, translated as MKALRLAALGAAILFGVSATATAQRPMRGTDRAPANDTTRVRHRDGAVGAARQHARRGFGRALLRGVSLTDAQKQQVKAIQQKYAGERRTLAEQLRPAGATAGQRVRPDSAQRAAFQTQVRSLREKQLAEVRGVLTSEQQKTFDANVASFRDRAKAHRGKGVRRGA; from the coding sequence ATGAAGGCACTTCGGCTTGCGGCCCTCGGTGCCGCGATCCTGTTCGGCGTGTCCGCGACGGCGACGGCGCAGCGTCCGATGCGCGGCACGGACCGCGCGCCCGCGAACGACACTACGCGCGTGCGCCATCGCGACGGCGCGGTGGGCGCGGCGCGACAGCACGCGCGGCGCGGGTTCGGCCGCGCGCTCCTGCGCGGTGTCAGCCTGACGGACGCGCAGAAGCAGCAGGTGAAGGCGATTCAGCAGAAGTACGCCGGTGAGCGTCGCACGCTCGCCGAGCAGCTCCGTCCGGCTGGCGCCACCGCCGGCCAGCGCGTTCGTCCGGACAGCGCGCAGCGGGCGGCGTTCCAGACGCAGGTGCGGTCGCTGAGGGAGAAGCAGCTCGCCGAGGTGCGTGGCGTGCTGACGTCGGAGCAGCAGAAGACGTTCGACGCGAACGTGGCGTCGTTCCGCGACCGCGCGAAGGCGCATCGCGGCAAGGGCGTGCGTCGCGGCGCTTGA
- a CDS encoding alpha/beta fold hydrolase: protein MRGEFVDVGGARLYYYAAGTRGAGEPLVLLHGFPTSSHLWSKLVPLLPAGHRVVVVDLLGYGRSDRPGDRPLGVRAHAERIVELLDVLGINYACVVGHDIGGGVAQVMAVRWPQRVSRLCLVSSVAYDCWPARELRLIRAMLPLTRHLPPTWLLGFLRKEMLSGYTDRELGTHSIERYVKPFGTAEGRDALVAHLLALDPAETAALAPRLKDLVMPCAIVAGAHDPFIALPVAERLKQDIPEATLDVLPDSRHFLPEESPEAVSDVISKLLARE from the coding sequence GTGCGCGGCGAGTTCGTCGACGTCGGCGGCGCGCGGCTGTACTACTACGCGGCCGGCACACGCGGCGCGGGCGAGCCGCTCGTGCTCCTGCACGGCTTCCCGACCTCGTCGCACCTCTGGAGCAAGCTCGTTCCGCTCCTCCCGGCCGGCCATCGCGTGGTCGTCGTCGACCTGCTCGGCTACGGCCGGAGCGACCGCCCGGGCGATCGCCCACTCGGCGTGCGCGCCCACGCGGAGCGCATCGTCGAGCTCCTCGACGTGCTCGGGATCAACTACGCGTGCGTCGTCGGCCACGACATCGGCGGCGGCGTGGCGCAGGTGATGGCCGTGCGCTGGCCGCAGCGCGTGTCGCGCCTCTGCCTCGTGTCGTCCGTGGCGTACGACTGCTGGCCCGCACGCGAGCTGCGGCTGATCCGCGCCATGCTCCCGCTCACGCGGCATCTGCCGCCGACGTGGCTGCTCGGCTTCCTCCGCAAGGAGATGCTCTCGGGCTACACCGACCGCGAGCTGGGCACGCACTCCATCGAGCGGTACGTGAAGCCGTTCGGCACCGCGGAAGGTCGCGACGCGCTCGTCGCGCACCTGCTCGCGCTCGACCCGGCGGAGACCGCGGCGCTCGCGCCGCGGCTGAAGGACCTCGTGATGCCGTGCGCGATCGTCGCCGGCGCGCACGATCCATTCATCGCGCTGCCGGTGGCCGAGCGACTGAAGCAGGACATTCCGGAGGCGACGCTCGACGTGCTGCCGGACAGTCGCCACTTCCTGCCGGAGGAGTCGCCGGAAGCGGTCTCCGACGTGATCTCGAAGCTCCTGGCCCGCGAATGA
- a CDS encoding tetratricopeptide repeat protein gives MTPPSRIDAFREMVRKNPENHLAHFGLANEAQKLGLHAEAAEHLRAYLARYDDEGNGWGRLADALLALGDTDGARDAFRKGIESSHRFGHPSMAAEFEARLEEL, from the coding sequence ATGACGCCGCCGTCGCGCATCGATGCCTTCCGCGAGATGGTGCGGAAGAACCCCGAGAACCACCTCGCGCACTTCGGCCTCGCGAACGAGGCGCAGAAGCTCGGCCTGCACGCCGAGGCGGCGGAGCACCTGCGCGCGTACCTCGCGCGCTACGACGACGAGGGCAACGGGTGGGGACGCCTCGCCGACGCGCTGCTCGCGTTAGGCGACACCGACGGGGCGCGCGACGCGTTTCGGAAGGGCATCGAGTCGAGCCACCGTTTCGGCCACCCGAGCATGGCGGCCGAGTTCGAGGCGCGGCTCGAGGAGCTCTGA